One Dehalococcoidia bacterium genomic window, CCTCACGACCGGCATCGCCGTCTCGCCCGTCGGCCTGCGCACGCCGATGGGGTTCGCCATGAGCGCAGGCACCATCAGCAAGCTCAGTGGCGGCAGGTTCATACTCGGCATCGGGACGGGCACCGCCTACACGCCCCAGTACCGGCACTCGTTCGGCATTCGCCAGACCTCCAGCCTGCAGCTCATGCGCGACTACGTGACGGCGATCCGCGCGCTTACACGCGGCGAGAGCGTCACCTGCGAGACGAAGTCCTTCACATACCGCGGCGTGCGGCTGGGGATCGAGCCACCGCCGGCTACTCCCGTCTACCTGGGTGCCCTCGGGCCGGAGATGCTGCGCCTGGCGGGCGAAGTGGCGGACGGGGCCTCGCTGAACTGGTGCTCTGTCGAGCAGATCCCCTGGAGCCGGGAGCGGATCGCGGAGGGCGCCGCCCGCGCCGGGCGCGACCCCGCCGAAGTGAAGGTAGCGGAGTACATACGCATCTGCGTCGACGATGACGTACAGACCGCGCGGCGGGCCTACACTCGCGCCGTCATGGGCTACGCCATGGGTCGTGGCACGGACTCGCGTGGCCGCCCGCAGGGTTATCGCGCCCACTTCGAGCGCATGGGCTTCGCCGAGCAGCTGGCGGCCATGGACCGCCTGCGCGAGAAGGGCGCGCCGCCGAACGAGATGGTCGACGCCTTCCCGGAGGAGGTCCTGCGGGCCGTGGGCTATTACGGCCCAGCGGCCGGTGCCGCGAAGGCGTTCCGGGCCCTGGCCGAGGGCCTGGACTGCGCCATCGTGCGCGTGGTTGCCGCCCGCCCAGGCATCGACTCCGTCCGGGCTGTGATGGAGGCCTGCGCG contains:
- a CDS encoding LLM class flavin-dependent oxidoreductase translates to MEIGVGLDASLRLSFEEQEQLSREAARMGYTSIWTPEGAAEDSFLLCALRWKASAEVVPGGLTTGIAVSPVGLRTPMGFAMSAGTISKLSGGRFILGIGTGTAYTPQYRHSFGIRQTSSLQLMRDYVTAIRALTRGESVTCETKSFTYRGVRLGIEPPPATPVYLGALGPEMLRLAGEVADGASLNWCSVEQIPWSRERIAEGAARAGRDPAEVKVAEYIRICVDDDVQTARRAYTRAVMGYAMGRGTDSRGRPQGYRAHFERMGFAEQLAAMDRLREKGAPPNEMVDAFPEEVLRAVGYYGPAAGAAKAFRALAEGLDCAIVRVVAARPGIDSVRAVMEACAPAKVLA